From the genome of Kryptolebias marmoratus isolate JLee-2015 linkage group LG19, ASM164957v2, whole genome shotgun sequence, one region includes:
- the sel1l gene encoding protein sel-1 homolog 1 — MVSLSTMGCKRDLKTARALYLMAILLIVSVKGLTADEDEHQNDGSELKSYHDPDSEEEDDRVMSKIVAGASVTSRHDVSQTEEEKQSPAEGEDKEELPEQPPPLVEEKPKEVPLVNGGTSHGEPCYFPFVFRDKEYSDCTTEGRGDGRLWCATTYNYDQDKKWGFCETEEQAQQRLQAEEAEKQYQTVLHMLNVSTRKTQKKELYEKLLKVAEKGHQKATEKVAYAMLFGDYLNQNVTKAREMFEKLAMDGSPKAQMALGFLYAAGLGVNSSQAKALVYYTFGALGGNLVAHMILGYRYWAGVGVPQSCESALTHYRLVANHVASDVSLTGGSAVQRIRLLDEVENPGSTSGMLEEDLIQYYQFLAEKGDVQAQVGLGQLHLHGGRGVEQNHQRAYDYFTQAANAGNTHAMAFLGKMYSEGSEFLPQDNETALQYFKKASDMGNPVGQSGLGMAYLYGRGVPVNYELALKYFQKAAEQGWVDGQLQLGTMYYNGIGVKRDYKQALKFFNLASQAGHILAFYNLAQMHATGTGVMRSCHTAVELFKNVCERGRWSERLMMAYGSFKEGETDAALVQYLLLAEQGYEVAQSNVAFILDQKGVRIFSENETYPRALLHWTRAAAQGYTVARIKLGDYHFYGYGTDVDYETAVIHYRLASEQQNGAQAMFNLGYMHEKGLGIKQDIHLAKRFYDMAAEASPDAQVPVFLALCKLGLIYTLQYLQDLNLKELIDQVDLDQLLGPEWDLYLMTVIALLLGTVIAYRQRQHQIIVPPRPPAPAPPPRAAQEEPQAQEEPQAQAEPEAQEETPGQGPAQEEEEQQQ, encoded by the exons ATGGTTAGCTTGTCCACAATGGGCTGCAAGAGAGACTTGAAGACAGCACGAGCGCTTTATTTAATGGCCATTCTTCTCATAGTTTCTGTCAAAGGGTTGACAGCTG ATGAAGATGAACACCAGAACGACGGATCAGAGTTAAAG TCCTACCATGACCCGGATtcggaggaggaagatgatCGTGTTATGTCAAAAATCGTGGCGGGTGCATCTGTGACTTCTCGTCACGACGTCTctcaaacagaggaggaaaaacagtcACCTGCAGAGGGGGAGGACAAGGAGGAGCTACCTGAACAGCCACCGCCTCTTGTGGAGGAGAAACCAAAGGAAG TTCCTCTGGTGAATGGAGGCACGTCCCATGGAGAGCCTTGTTATTTCCCGTTTGTGTTTCGGGACAAGGAGTACTCGGACTGTACCACTGAAGGACGGGGGGATGGACGGCTGTGGTGTGCCACAACCTACAACTATGACCAGGATAAGAAGTGGGGTTTCTGTGAAA cgGAGGAGCAGGCCCAGCAGAGACTACAGGCTGAAGAGGCTGAGAAGCAGTATCAGACAGTTCTGCACATGCTCAATGTCTCCACCAGGAAGACTCAGAAAAAAGA GTTGTACGAAAAGCTGCTAAAGGTGGCAGAGAAAGGCCACCAGAAAGCCACAGAGAAGGTGGCGTACGCCATGCTGTTTGGAGACTACCTGAACCAAAATGTCACGAAGGCCAGAGAAATGTTTGAGAAACTTGCCATGGATGGCTCACCTAAAGCTCAGATG GCTCTTGGCTTTCTGTATGCAGCAGGACTTGGAGTTAACTCGAGTCAAGCTAAG gctttaGTTTATTACACCTTTGGTGCTTTGGGAGGAAACCTAGTAGCTCACATGATTTTG GGGTACAGATACTGGGCAGGTGTGGGCGTTCCTCAGAGCTGTGAGTCAGCACTAACACATTATAGACTTGTTGCAAATCACG tgGCCAGCGACGTGTCCCTGACGGGGGGCTCAGCCGTGCAGAGGATCAGACTGCTGGATGAGGTGGAAAACCCGGGTTCCACCAGTGGGATGCTGGAGGAGGACCTCATCCAGTACTACCAGTTTCTGGCTGAGAAAGGAGATGTCCAAGCtcag GTGGGTTTGGGTCAGCTTCACCTGCACGGAGGGCGTGGAGTAGAACAGAACCACCAG AGGGCGTATGACTACTTCACACAGGCTGCAAACGCAGGGAACACGCACGCCATGGCTTTCCTCGGCAAG ATGTATTCAGAGGGCAGTGAGTTTCTCCCACAGGACAACGAGACAGCCCTGCAGTACTTCAAGAAAGCTTCTGATATg GGTAATCCAGTGGGACAGAGTGGCTTGGGCATGGCTTACTTGTATGGAAGGGGTGTTCCAGTG AACTACGAGTTGGCCCTGAAATACTTCCAGAAAGCAGCGGAGCAGGGCTGGGTGGATGGCCAGCTCCAGCTGGGGACCATGTATTACA ATGGCATTGGTGTGAAGCGCGATTACAAGCAGGCACTCAAATTCTTCAACCTGGCCTCCCAGGCCGGCCACATCCTGGCTTTCTATAACCTGGCGCAGATGCACGCTACTGGTACAGGAGTGATGCGCTCCTGCCACACCGCAGTGGAG CTTTTTAAGAACGTGTGTGAGCGTGGTCGCTGGTCAGAACGTCTGATGATGGCCTACGGCAGCTTTAAAGAGGGCGAGACGGACGCCGCGCTGGTTCAGTATCTACTGCTGGCGGAGCAGGGCTACGAAGTCGCTCAGAGCAACGTAGCCTTCATCCTGGACCAAA AAGGAGTGAGGATCTTCAGTGAGAATGAGACTTACCCTCGGGCTTTACTCCACTGGACAAGAGCTGCAGCACAAG GTTACACTGTGGCAAGGATAAAACTAGGAGACTATCACTTCTACGGATATGGAACGGATGTGGACTATGAGACGGCTGTCATTCACTACAGACTGGCATCGGAGCAGCAGAACGGGGCCCAGGCCATGTTCAACTTGGGCTACATGCACGAGAAAGGCCTGGGAATCAAACAG gaCATTCATTTAGCCAAGCGCTTCTACGACATGGCAGCTGAAGCCAGTCCTGATGCGCAGGTGCCAGTTTTCCTGGCCCTCTGCAAGCTGGGTCTGATTTACACGCTGCAGTACCTGCAAGATCTTAAT CTGAAGGAGCTGATTGATCAGGTGGACCTGGACCAGCTTCTGGGCCCGGAGTGGGACCTCTACCTCATGACTGTCATCGCCCTGCTGCTGGGCACAGTCATCGCCTACCGACAGCGCCAACACCAAATCATCGTGCCACCTCGCCCCCCTGCCCCCGCGCCCCCTCCCAGAGCAGCCCAGGAAGAGCCACAAGCGCAGGAGGAGCCACAAGCCCAGGCTGAGCCTGAGGCTCAGGAGGAAACGCCAGGCCAGGGCCCggctcaggaggaagaggagcagcagcagtga